The proteins below are encoded in one region of Neisseria bacilliformis:
- the msrAB gene encoding bifunctional peptide-methionine (S)-S-oxide reductase MsrA/peptide-methionine (R)-S-oxide reductase MsrB: MSQFWKPALVAVAAAAGAALFVPHAPKAQAAPVPQMLAQLKDAHGKPVPRLDNRKPTLVKFWASWCPLCLSELGHTEKWAADQRFGAANLITVASPGFLGEKKDGDFQKWYAGLNYPKLPVAVDAGGAIAKSLNIGVYPSWAVLDKSGNVARIVKGSINEAQALALIGNPEADIGRLKTQFNTQDKAKVKPMNTKTIYLAGGCFWGLEAYFQRIDGVADAVSGYANGGTKNPSYQDVINNSGHAETVRVTYDADKLSLDDILQYYFRVVDPTSLNKQGNDRGIQYRTGVYYTDPAEKAVIDQAFAREQKKYSLPIVVENKPLQNFYEAEEYHQDYLIKNPNGYCHIDIKKADEPLEGKAAPQGKGFDAAHYRKPSDEELRRRLTREQYEVTQHAATEYAFSHEYDHLFAPGIYVDIVSGEPLFSSADKFDSGCGWPSFTRPIKAAAVTEHSDTSYNMVRTEVRSKAADSHLGHVFPDGPRDKGGLRYCINGASLKFIPLEEMDAAGYGALKSSVK; the protein is encoded by the coding sequence ATGAGCCAATTTTGGAAACCCGCCCTCGTCGCCGTGGCGGCCGCCGCCGGCGCGGCGTTGTTCGTCCCGCACGCGCCCAAGGCGCAGGCCGCCCCCGTCCCCCAAATGCTCGCGCAGCTGAAAGACGCACACGGCAAACCTGTGCCCCGTTTGGACAACCGCAAACCCACGCTGGTGAAATTTTGGGCGAGCTGGTGTCCGCTGTGCCTGTCCGAACTCGGGCACACCGAAAAATGGGCGGCCGACCAGCGTTTCGGCGCGGCCAACCTGATTACCGTGGCCTCGCCCGGTTTTCTCGGCGAGAAAAAAGACGGCGACTTCCAAAAATGGTATGCCGGCCTCAACTATCCCAAGCTGCCGGTGGCGGTGGATGCGGGCGGCGCGATTGCCAAAAGCCTGAATATCGGCGTTTACCCCTCTTGGGCGGTGCTCGACAAAAGCGGCAACGTCGCCCGCATCGTCAAAGGCAGCATCAACGAAGCGCAGGCTCTGGCCTTGATCGGCAACCCCGAAGCCGACATAGGCCGTCTGAAAACACAATTCAACACACAGGACAAAGCGAAAGTGAAACCGATGAACACCAAAACCATCTATCTCGCAGGCGGCTGCTTCTGGGGCTTGGAAGCCTATTTCCAGCGTATCGACGGCGTGGCCGATGCCGTATCCGGCTATGCCAACGGCGGCACGAAAAACCCCAGCTATCAGGATGTGATCAACAACAGCGGCCACGCCGAAACCGTGCGCGTTACCTACGATGCCGACAAACTCAGCCTCGACGACATCCTGCAATACTATTTCCGCGTGGTCGACCCCACCAGCCTCAACAAACAGGGCAACGATAGAGGCATCCAATACCGCACCGGCGTGTACTACACCGACCCTGCCGAAAAAGCCGTTATCGACCAAGCCTTTGCGCGCGAGCAGAAAAAATACAGCCTGCCCATCGTGGTGGAAAACAAACCGCTGCAAAACTTCTACGAAGCCGAGGAATACCATCAGGACTATTTAATCAAAAACCCCAATGGCTACTGCCACATCGATATTAAAAAAGCCGACGAGCCGCTGGAAGGCAAAGCCGCGCCGCAGGGCAAAGGCTTCGATGCCGCGCACTACCGCAAACCGAGCGACGAAGAGCTGCGCCGCCGCCTCACCCGCGAACAATACGAAGTAACCCAGCACGCCGCCACCGAATACGCGTTCAGCCACGAATACGACCACCTGTTTGCGCCCGGCATTTATGTGGACATCGTCAGCGGCGAACCCCTGTTCAGCTCTGCCGACAAATTCGATTCCGGCTGCGGCTGGCCGAGCTTTACCCGCCCCATCAAAGCCGCCGCCGTTACCGAACACAGCGACACGAGTTACAACATGGTTCGCACCGAAGTGCGCAGCAAAGCCGCCGATTCCCACCTCGGCCACGTCTTCCCCGACGGCCCCAGAGACAAAGGCGGCCTGCGCTACTGCATCAACGGCGCAAGCCTGAAATTCATCCCGCTCGAAGAGATGGACGCGGCAGGCTACGGCGCGTTGAAAAGCAGCGTGAAATAA
- a CDS encoding pilin produces the protein MDVKLNTGMNKASGFTLIELMIVVAIIGILAALALPLYQDFNIRAKVSEGLLLAEDLKNEIAIYGRTNSSELESTIKSWNKRSASKGALTKYVDSVLADTKNGVITVSYNAAQIGVAPNQNTLVITPMVKNDSGVYQTIDVAFASGNTNAVDWACSSDTHATADKSGMTAAKSGTLSNKYAPSICR, from the coding sequence ATGGATGTAAAACTTAACACCGGCATGAACAAAGCCTCCGGTTTCACCCTGATTGAGCTGATGATTGTGGTGGCCATCATCGGCATTCTTGCCGCGCTTGCCCTGCCGCTGTATCAGGACTTCAATATCCGCGCCAAAGTGTCCGAAGGCTTGCTGCTGGCGGAAGATCTGAAAAACGAAATCGCCATTTACGGTCGCACGAATTCATCGGAATTGGAAAGTACCATTAAATCCTGGAACAAACGTTCCGCCAGCAAAGGCGCGTTGACCAAATATGTTGACTCGGTACTGGCTGATACGAAAAACGGCGTGATTACCGTCAGCTACAATGCCGCGCAAATCGGCGTGGCACCCAACCAAAACACCTTGGTGATTACTCCGATGGTAAAAAACGACAGCGGTGTTTACCAAACCATAGACGTGGCCTTCGCTTCCGGCAACACCAACGCCGTCGATTGGGCGTGCTCGTCCGACACACACGCCACCGCCGACAAATCCGGCATGACCGCCGCGAAATCCGGCACGCTGTCGAATAAATACGCGCCTTCCATCTGCCGTTGA
- the metK gene encoding methionine adenosyltransferase has translation MSEYLFTSESVSEGHPDKVADQISDAILDAVLAQDPHARVAAETLVNTGLCVLAGEISTTAKVDYIQIARDTIARIGYNDPALCFDAKGCAVGVYYDQQSPDIAQGVNEGEGLDLAQGAGDQGLMFGYACDETPALMPFAIYYSHRLMQRQSELRRDGRLPWLRPDAKAQITAVYDSETGKVKRIDTVVLSTQHAPEIGHEELEKQVIEHIIKPVLPPEMLTAETKYLINPTGQFIIGGPHGDCGLTGRKIIVDTYGGAAPHGGGAFSGKDPSKVDRSAAYACRYVAKNIVAAGLAAQCQIQISYAIGIAEPTSIAIDTFGTGKIGEEKLIELVRQHFDLRPKGIVQMLDLLRPIYSKTAAYGHFGREEPEFTWERTDKAAALKAAAGL, from the coding sequence ATGAGCGAATACCTCTTCACCTCCGAATCCGTCTCCGAAGGCCATCCCGACAAAGTGGCCGACCAAATCTCCGACGCCATCCTCGATGCCGTGCTCGCGCAAGACCCGCACGCCCGCGTGGCCGCCGAAACCCTCGTCAACACCGGCCTGTGCGTACTGGCCGGCGAAATCTCCACTACCGCCAAAGTCGATTACATCCAAATCGCCCGCGACACCATCGCCCGCATCGGCTACAACGACCCCGCCCTGTGCTTCGACGCCAAAGGCTGCGCCGTCGGCGTGTATTACGACCAGCAGTCGCCCGACATCGCCCAGGGCGTCAACGAAGGCGAAGGGCTCGATTTGGCACAAGGTGCGGGCGACCAGGGCCTGATGTTCGGCTACGCCTGCGACGAAACCCCCGCCCTCATGCCCTTTGCCATCTATTACAGCCACCGCCTGATGCAGCGGCAGAGCGAACTGCGCCGCGACGGCCGCCTCCCCTGGCTGCGCCCCGACGCCAAAGCCCAAATCACCGCCGTGTACGACAGCGAAACCGGCAAAGTCAAACGCATCGACACCGTGGTTTTGTCCACCCAGCACGCCCCCGAAATCGGCCACGAAGAGCTGGAAAAACAAGTGATTGAGCACATCATCAAACCCGTACTGCCGCCCGAAATGCTCACCGCCGAGACCAAATACCTCATCAACCCCACCGGCCAGTTCATCATCGGCGGCCCGCACGGCGACTGCGGCCTCACCGGACGCAAAATCATCGTCGACACCTACGGCGGCGCAGCCCCGCACGGCGGCGGCGCGTTCTCCGGCAAAGACCCCAGCAAAGTTGACCGCTCCGCCGCCTACGCCTGCCGCTACGTCGCCAAAAACATCGTCGCCGCCGGCCTCGCCGCCCAGTGCCAAATCCAGATTTCCTACGCCATCGGCATCGCCGAGCCGACCTCCATCGCCATCGACACCTTCGGCACCGGCAAAATCGGCGAAGAAAAACTAATCGAACTGGTGCGCCAACACTTCGACCTGCGCCCCAAAGGCATCGTGCAGATGCTCGACCTCCTGCGCCCGATTTACAGCAAAACCGCCGCCTACGGCCACTTCGGCCGCGAAGAGCCCGAATTCACCTGGGAGCGCACCGACAAAGCCGCCGCCCTCAAAGCCGCAGCGGGGCTGTAA
- the tfpZ gene encoding TfpX/TfpZ family type IV pilin accessory protein, with amino-acid sequence MSEPTKQVRWRFALRMALIHLGINVVVALLVAALIFGVWYPQPYPELMGGLKLLGLIVAVDMVCGPVLTSVLANPKKPKREMATDLSLVAVIQLAALIYGLHAVAQARPVFVAFEADRFTVVSAAEIDRDKLAEALPEFRSLPWWGVKRIGLRDPKDGNEKLSSLQMSLQGVEPSARPDWWMEETAAYRERIRKKMKPLADLEKMYLNNADLAAAVKRSALPPQDLYYLPFTSQKNKSWTVLMDKNTDFKAFVHLDAFGAQEQDK; translated from the coding sequence ATGTCCGAACCGACAAAACAAGTGCGCTGGCGTTTCGCGCTCAGAATGGCACTGATTCATTTGGGTATTAATGTCGTCGTGGCCTTGCTGGTGGCCGCGCTGATATTTGGTGTCTGGTATCCGCAGCCGTATCCCGAGCTGATGGGCGGCCTGAAACTGCTCGGACTGATTGTGGCAGTGGACATGGTGTGCGGCCCGGTGCTGACTTCCGTGCTGGCCAACCCAAAAAAACCAAAACGCGAAATGGCAACCGATTTGTCGCTGGTAGCCGTTATCCAACTTGCCGCCCTGATCTACGGCCTGCACGCCGTAGCGCAGGCGCGTCCCGTGTTTGTTGCGTTTGAGGCCGACCGTTTTACCGTTGTGAGCGCGGCGGAAATCGATCGTGACAAACTGGCCGAAGCATTGCCCGAATTCCGCTCTCTGCCGTGGTGGGGCGTGAAACGTATCGGCCTGCGCGATCCCAAGGACGGCAACGAGAAACTGTCCAGCCTGCAAATGTCGCTGCAAGGCGTGGAGCCCAGTGCCCGTCCCGACTGGTGGATGGAAGAAACCGCAGCCTATCGCGAACGCATCCGTAAAAAAATGAAACCGCTTGCGGATTTGGAAAAAATGTATCTGAACAATGCGGATTTGGCCGCTGCTGTGAAAAGAAGCGCGCTGCCGCCGCAGGACTTGTACTATCTGCCGTTTACCTCGCAAAAAAACAAATCATGGACGGTATTGATGGACAAAAACACCGATTTCAAAGCGTTCGTGCATTTGGATGCGTTTGGAGCGCAAGAGCAGGACAAATAA
- a CDS encoding tyrosine-type recombinase/integrase, with protein MTPAEFTARSAEYLETLRSEGRSPHTLAACRRDLAQLAKLLPEHAEPLSRHDFAAALKKLSQSGASERSMARKLSVWRRYADYLVRHGLLDANPAGRLKAPKLPQLLPKAVDAEPLNALFDRAACDDALDARDLALFELLYGSGLRVAEAQALDVADVLIEEGWVGVRGKGGKHRQVPLTGQCATVLAAYLPQRAAAAGETALFTNRLGRRLGIRQMQNRLRLWAVKNGSPQHISPHMLRHSYASHLLQSGAGIRAIQELLGHSDLAATQIYTKLDFARLAEVYDRAHPRAKRQK; from the coding sequence ATGACCCCCGCCGAATTCACCGCCCGCAGCGCGGAATACCTCGAAACCCTGCGCAGCGAAGGCCGCTCGCCGCACACCCTCGCCGCCTGCCGCCGCGACCTCGCCCAGCTGGCCAAACTGCTGCCCGAACACGCCGAACCCCTCAGCCGCCACGACTTCGCCGCCGCCCTGAAAAAGCTGTCCCAAAGCGGCGCAAGCGAACGCAGCATGGCGCGCAAACTCTCCGTCTGGCGGCGGTATGCCGACTACCTCGTGCGCCACGGCCTGCTCGACGCCAACCCCGCAGGCCGTCTGAAAGCCCCCAAACTGCCGCAGCTTTTGCCCAAGGCCGTTGATGCCGAGCCGCTCAACGCCCTGTTCGACCGCGCCGCGTGCGACGACGCTTTGGACGCGCGCGACCTCGCCCTGTTCGAGCTGCTCTACGGCAGCGGCCTGCGCGTGGCCGAAGCGCAGGCTTTGGACGTGGCCGACGTGCTGATCGAAGAAGGCTGGGTCGGCGTGCGCGGCAAGGGCGGCAAACACCGCCAGGTGCCGCTCACCGGCCAATGCGCCACCGTCCTCGCCGCCTACCTGCCGCAACGCGCCGCCGCAGCCGGCGAAACCGCCCTCTTCACCAACCGCCTCGGCCGCCGCCTCGGCATCCGCCAAATGCAAAACCGCCTGCGCCTTTGGGCGGTGAAAAACGGCAGCCCGCAGCACATCAGCCCGCACATGCTGCGCCACAGCTACGCCAGCCACCTGTTGCAGTCCGGTGCCGGCATCCGCGCCATACAGGAGCTGCTCGGCCACAGCGATCTCGCCGCCACGCAGATTTACACCAAACTCGACTTCGCCCGACTGGCCGAAGTGTACGACCGCGCCCACCCGAGGGCGAAACGGCAGAAATAG
- a CDS encoding pilin: MKAMQKGFTLIELMIVVAIIGILAAIALPAYQDYTVRSRITEGLNLAESAKTMLGTDATSVNDLDIAVAAWNRQANGTGATSKYVKSVLMNTTGDTRGELTVTFDGAAVGVKTGEDTLVLTPWINDGTNKTRLAKALTDGVAGNLDWSCQSATNATATKQIGAAGTAGTVLEKYAPSQCR, translated from the coding sequence ATGAAAGCAATGCAAAAAGGTTTCACCCTGATCGAGTTGATGATCGTTGTCGCCATTATCGGTATTTTGGCTGCCATCGCCCTGCCGGCTTACCAGGACTACACTGTCCGCAGCCGTATCACTGAGGGTCTGAACCTGGCCGAATCCGCCAAAACCATGCTCGGTACCGACGCTACTTCCGTAAACGACTTGGACATCGCTGTTGCCGCTTGGAACCGTCAGGCTAACGGTACTGGTGCTACTTCCAAATACGTGAAAAGCGTGCTGATGAACACTACCGGCGACACTCGCGGCGAACTGACTGTTACATTCGACGGTGCTGCCGTTGGTGTGAAAACCGGTGAAGACACTCTGGTTCTGACTCCTTGGATCAACGACGGTACCAACAAAACCCGTCTGGCCAAAGCCCTGACTGACGGCGTTGCCGGTAACCTCGACTGGTCTTGCCAATCCGCTACCAACGCTACTGCTACCAAACAAATCGGCGCAGCTGGTACTGCCGGTACTGTTCTGGAAAAATACGCTCCTTCTCAATGCCGCTAA
- a CDS encoding pilin: MKAMQKGFTLIELMIVVAIVGILAAIALPAYQDYTVRSRVTEGLNLAESAKTLISTDATSINDLDIAVAAWNRQANNTGANSKYVTSVKMAAAGDNRGELTITFDAAKVGVPTTENTLILTPWVNNGSAKTRLAKALTDGIAGNLDWSCQSTTSAAAVKQIGQAGTLGKLPEKYAPSQCR, encoded by the coding sequence ATGAAAGCAATGCAAAAAGGTTTCACCCTGATCGAACTGATGATCGTCGTCGCCATTGTCGGCATCTTGGCCGCCATCGCCCTGCCCGCCTACCAAGACTACACCGTCCGCAGCCGCGTTACCGAGGGTCTGAACTTGGCCGAGTCTGCCAAAACCCTGATTTCCACCGACGCCACTTCCATTAATGACTTGGACATCGCCGTCGCCGCATGGAACCGTCAAGCCAACAATACCGGTGCCAATTCCAAATACGTTACCAGCGTAAAAATGGCCGCTGCCGGCGACAACCGGGGCGAGCTGACCATCACATTCGATGCCGCCAAAGTCGGCGTGCCGACCACCGAAAACACCCTCATCCTCACCCCGTGGGTCAACAACGGCAGCGCCAAAACCCGTTTGGCCAAAGCCCTTACTGACGGAATTGCCGGCAACCTCGACTGGTCCTGCCAATCAACCACCAGCGCAGCCGCAGTCAAACAAATCGGCCAAGCCGGCACACTCGGCAAACTGCCGGAAAAATACGCTCCTTCGCAATGCCGCTAA
- the apbC gene encoding iron-sulfur cluster carrier protein ApbC: MDIETYTRALAATTVPDTPRTLGGEKAVKRVRQEKDGLHIDLAFGFPYGSIKAALAANIQTALSAAGCTEPLHLHLSANILTHKVRPGVATIKGVKNIIAVASGKGGVGKSTTTANLAAAMARMGARVGVLDADLYGPSQPTMLGVQDRKPDQQNKKLIPVEAAGGIQVMSIGFLVDTDQAVVWRGPMVSQALQQLMFQSEWDDVDYLFIDLPPGTGDIQLTLSQKIPVTGAVVVTTPQDIALIDARKAVDMFGKVNIPILGVLENMSVHICSNCGHAEAIFGTEGGKNLAARLNVPLLGQLPLTLAVREAMDSGTALRLLENHPAIAKTYTDAAFQIALAISDKGRDYSKAFPKIVVE, encoded by the coding sequence ATGGACATCGAAACCTACACCCGCGCCCTGGCCGCAACCACCGTTCCAGACACGCCGCGCACGCTGGGCGGCGAAAAAGCCGTCAAACGCGTCCGGCAGGAAAAAGACGGCCTGCACATCGACCTTGCCTTCGGCTTTCCCTACGGCAGCATCAAAGCAGCCCTCGCCGCCAATATTCAGACGGCCTTGTCCGCCGCCGGCTGCACCGAGCCGCTGCACCTGCACCTGTCCGCCAACATCCTCACCCACAAAGTCCGCCCCGGCGTCGCCACCATCAAAGGCGTGAAAAACATCATCGCCGTCGCCTCCGGCAAAGGCGGCGTGGGCAAGTCCACCACCACCGCCAACCTCGCCGCCGCCATGGCGCGCATGGGTGCGCGCGTCGGCGTGCTCGATGCCGACCTCTACGGCCCCAGCCAGCCCACCATGCTCGGCGTGCAGGACCGCAAGCCCGACCAGCAAAACAAAAAACTCATCCCCGTCGAAGCCGCAGGCGGCATCCAAGTGATGTCCATCGGTTTCCTCGTCGATACCGACCAGGCCGTCGTCTGGCGTGGCCCGATGGTCAGCCAGGCCTTGCAGCAGCTTATGTTCCAAAGCGAATGGGACGACGTGGACTACCTCTTCATCGACCTGCCGCCCGGCACGGGCGACATCCAGCTCACCCTGTCGCAGAAAATCCCGGTAACCGGCGCGGTGGTGGTTACCACGCCGCAGGACATCGCCCTGATTGATGCGCGTAAAGCCGTTGATATGTTCGGCAAAGTGAACATCCCGATTCTCGGCGTGCTGGAAAACATGTCGGTGCACATCTGCTCCAACTGCGGCCACGCCGAAGCTATTTTTGGCACAGAAGGCGGCAAAAACCTCGCCGCCCGCCTGAATGTCCCCCTGCTCGGCCAGCTCCCGCTCACCCTGGCCGTGCGCGAAGCAATGGACAGCGGCACGGCCTTGCGGCTTCTGGAAAACCACCCCGCCATCGCCAAAACCTACACCGACGCCGCCTTCCAAATCGCGCTGGCCATCTCCGACAAAGGCCGCGATTACAGCAAAGCCTTCCCGAAAATCGTTGTCGAATAA
- a CDS encoding DUF1176 domain-containing protein, with protein MKPLLPILALLLPAAALAIGFRPGGEYTTLPCDHSDTCRRILPAAPQGFYQSHQDWETACDNTGTCRIAGYQADETAPPASILFTRPAGENAPVSGQLALGLKYGQADIPAGSRAEIRLNGQSIGSAPLDKSLYATLDKAQTQALIAALKTDAHIDISVGQQKWTVSDKGAAAALTKADGFQQRTDTPSALVRQGSSSHSVMPPYDAPAVRAVPVPQNGAYTLKQGTARHGKVLALLQQADNAPDRCPNLHQSKQPHDIRVYPLNNRQVLIAAACLEGAYQSTGFNAVLDKNLTRVQQILPRDYGGFGGFDPKTATLSGGFKGRGLGDCLHSQSAVWNGLNFSPDRKSSTGQCKGFPGGAWELPEFVSKNVGGK; from the coding sequence GTGAAACCCCTCCTCCCCATCCTTGCCCTCCTTCTCCCTGCCGCCGCCCTCGCGATCGGTTTCCGCCCCGGCGGCGAATACACGACGCTGCCCTGCGACCACTCCGACACCTGCCGCCGCATCCTGCCCGCCGCGCCGCAGGGCTTTTACCAAAGCCACCAAGACTGGGAAACCGCCTGCGACAACACCGGTACCTGCCGCATCGCAGGCTATCAGGCCGACGAAACCGCGCCGCCCGCCTCCATCCTGTTCACCCGCCCCGCCGGCGAAAACGCCCCCGTTTCCGGACAACTCGCCCTCGGCCTCAAATACGGTCAGGCAGACATCCCCGCCGGCAGCCGCGCCGAAATCCGCCTCAACGGCCAATCCATCGGTTCTGCGCCCCTCGATAAAAGCCTCTACGCCACGCTCGACAAGGCGCAAACCCAAGCCCTCATCGCCGCCCTCAAAACCGACGCCCACATCGACATCAGCGTCGGGCAGCAAAAATGGACGGTTTCCGACAAAGGCGCGGCCGCCGCCCTCACCAAAGCCGACGGCTTCCAGCAGCGCACCGACACCCCCTCCGCCCTCGTCCGACAAGGCAGCAGCAGCCACAGCGTCATGCCGCCGTACGACGCGCCCGCCGTCCGCGCCGTGCCCGTGCCACAAAACGGCGCGTACACCCTGAAACAAGGCACGGCGCGGCACGGCAAAGTCCTCGCCCTGCTGCAACAGGCCGACAACGCCCCCGACCGCTGCCCGAACCTGCACCAAAGCAAACAGCCGCACGACATCCGCGTTTACCCGCTCAACAACAGACAAGTGCTCATCGCCGCCGCCTGCCTCGAAGGCGCGTACCAAAGCACTGGCTTCAACGCCGTGCTGGACAAAAACCTCACCCGCGTGCAACAGATACTGCCGCGCGACTACGGCGGCTTCGGCGGCTTCGACCCCAAAACCGCCACCCTCTCCGGCGGCTTCAAAGGACGCGGCCTAGGCGACTGCCTGCACAGCCAAAGCGCGGTGTGGAACGGCCTCAACTTCTCCCCCGACCGCAAAAGCAGCACCGGCCAGTGCAAAGGCTTCCCCGGCGGCGCATGGGAGCTGCCGGAGTTTGTCAGCAAAAACGTCGGCGGCAAATAA
- a CDS encoding Fic family protein gives MQDKFHLSREQNRFLAKKNIAAVVHSISRLENVNTTFPQTQTIVNGMSVGGVSTDDVQTILNLKNAWQYILAADAPFDWNLLCRINGFVAYNESLAWGEMRTGRVGIGGVGYVPPVPRQPEIEQTLANLAALPVSATARTLKTMYRMMRAQWFWDGNKRTAIIAANYQMIAAGAGIINIAQAQLEHWHALLSAFYESGDDGEIVRWTYQHCVHGIEMPQP, from the coding sequence ATGCAAGACAAATTCCATCTCAGCCGCGAGCAAAACCGCTTCCTTGCCAAGAAAAACATCGCGGCGGTGGTTCACAGCATTTCGCGCTTGGAAAACGTGAACACCACCTTCCCGCAAACGCAGACCATTGTGAACGGCATGAGCGTGGGCGGCGTTTCCACCGACGACGTGCAGACCATTCTGAACCTGAAAAACGCATGGCAGTATATTTTGGCGGCTGACGCCCCGTTTGATTGGAATTTACTGTGTAGAATCAATGGCTTTGTTGCGTACAACGAAAGTCTCGCATGGGGTGAAATGCGCACGGGGCGGGTGGGCATCGGCGGCGTGGGTTATGTGCCGCCCGTGCCGAGGCAGCCTGAAATCGAGCAAACGCTGGCAAACTTGGCCGCGCTCCCTGTTTCCGCCACCGCGCGCACGCTGAAAACGATGTACCGCATGATGCGCGCGCAATGGTTCTGGGACGGCAACAAGCGCACGGCGATTATCGCGGCAAATTACCAAATGATTGCGGCAGGCGCGGGCATCATCAACATCGCCCAAGCGCAACTGGAACACTGGCACGCGCTGTTATCGGCGTTTTACGAAAGCGGCGACGATGGCGAAATTGTGCGCTGGACGTATCAGCATTGCGTGCACGGCATAGAGATGCCGCAACCATAA
- a CDS encoding YdcF family protein — MDGAKRFFRRPHILWGSLWRGFAISVALVLLFFVWCAWSVYRTGRDGLPQGYTGDAAVVLGAAAWDARPSPVFRERINHAVGLYRSGRVRKLVFTGGAVKKGYMSEGEVGRRYALKQGVPAEDILLENKSRTTYENLAYLRAPLREAGLRKIVIVSDPPHLARAAAVARDLGLDAQVSPTPTTRYAEGGSRFKFQLRETVLLAGYYLWRVGSAVMAFFGFGR, encoded by the coding sequence ATGGACGGCGCAAAACGCTTTTTCAGACGGCCTCATATCCTGTGGGGCAGCCTGTGGCGCGGTTTCGCCATCAGCGTCGCGCTGGTGCTGCTGTTTTTCGTCTGGTGCGCGTGGAGCGTGTACCGCACCGGCCGGGACGGCCTGCCGCAAGGCTACACGGGCGACGCGGCGGTGGTGCTGGGCGCGGCGGCGTGGGACGCGCGCCCCTCGCCAGTGTTCCGCGAACGCATCAATCACGCCGTCGGCCTCTACCGCAGCGGCCGCGTGCGCAAGCTGGTGTTCACCGGCGGCGCGGTGAAAAAAGGCTATATGAGCGAGGGCGAAGTGGGGCGGCGTTACGCGCTCAAACAGGGCGTGCCCGCCGAAGACATCCTGCTGGAAAACAAATCGCGCACCACCTACGAAAACCTGGCCTACCTGCGCGCGCCGCTGCGCGAAGCGGGGCTGCGCAAAATCGTCATCGTCAGCGACCCGCCCCATCTGGCGCGCGCCGCCGCCGTCGCCCGCGATTTGGGGCTGGACGCGCAAGTGTCGCCCACCCCCACCACGCGCTACGCCGAAGGCGGCAGCCGTTTCAAATTCCAGCTGCGCGAAACCGTGCTGCTGGCGGGCTACTACCTCTGGCGCGTCGGCAGCGCGGTGATGGCCTTCTTCGGCTTCGGAAGATAA